One segment of Lachancea thermotolerans CBS 6340 chromosome E complete sequence DNA contains the following:
- the POL12 gene encoding DNA-directed DNA polymerase alpha subunit POL12 (similar to uniprot|P38121 Saccharomyces cerevisiae YBL035C POL12 Subunit of the DNA polymerase alpha-primase complex required for the initiation of DNA replication during mitotic DNA synthesis and premeiotic DNA synthesis): MTLENELVGKFGKPAGEPAVASALESLMKIHSLDVEELYIKWEQFAYHQNEQSTALNVDMINAFKQFLQQQIEKKASMAGGPGSAASSLKKPKMLRPNVSSPSLFGFGAPKTPTLKKRRVDQTPTQSNIEGDTISLASPTEKKEASTMPPSVRLAAGESPVTPSLLANNPDPGKVVDVFNLADIEVSEGLNLDGEKLVKPIPFYDSEKYKFRTMRQNLLDVADVLDEQIEIFTKVFQDHYKTTASDPTIQSQSEITAVGRIVPDSPAADGMLNTESLALETSRLTGIGRRIPLNLERTKEVSLFPGQIVGVRGKNASGDYFVVEEFLQIPHLNSPVSTEGELQSFNEDLDGKSMKVVVTNGPYTASNCLDFGNLEDFVERLNDGVKPHVVIMFGPFLDVTHPLVASGRIPEFPGVKVQPKTLDEVFTKIISPILRKINSKIQVVLVPSTTDTASNHAAYPQDCFDRKQLQLPKNFKCFTNPSTFQLNELFVGCSNVDAFKDIKEVVKGGATCSKNRFDRIAEHILSQRRFYPLFPGALKRRKLRLEDGHDVWEHVSGADLEVSYLGLTEFVANLLPDLVIIPSELSYFTRVVQNVLFINPGMFIRPTGLRGTFAQLSILPPDLADGRLTKVEGDEMVYLHNLWKRCRVDIVTA, translated from the coding sequence ATGACACTCGAGAACGAGCTAGTCGGCAAATTTGGGAAGCCTGCTGGTGAGCCAGCGGTTGCTTCCGCGCTCGAAAGCCTCATGAAGATTCACTCACTGGACGTCGAGGAGCTTTATATTAAGTGGGAGCAATTTGCGTATCACCAGAATGAGCAAAGCACAGCTCTTAACGTGGACATGATCAACGCTTTCAAGCAATTTCTCCAACAGCagattgaaaagaaggccagTATGGCGGGTGGTCCAGGTTCCGCGGCTTCTtccttgaagaagccaaagatGCTAAGGCCAAACGTTTCAAGCCCTTcgctctttggctttgggGCCCCCAAGACCCCtactctgaagaagagaagggTAGATCAAACCCCTACCCAGTCAAACATAGAGGGCGACACCATTTCGCTTGCTTCTCCTACtgaaaagaaagaggcGTCCACAATGCCTCCGAGTGTAAGGTTGGCAGCGGGCGAGTCCCCTGTAACGCCATCTTTACTGGCCAACAACCCTGATCCTGGAAAAGTCGTCGACGTTTTTAACTTGGCTGATATTGAGGTGTCTGAGGGGCTGAACCTTGACGGCGAAAAGCTGGTCAAGCCCATTCCATTTTACGACAGTGAAAAGTACAAATTCAGAACAATGCGACAAAATCTCTTAGATGTTGCTGACGTTCTCGACGAGCAGATCGAAATATTCACGAAGGTTTTTCAGGACCACTATAAGACAACAGCCAGCGATCCCACTATTCAGTCTCAGTCAGAAATAACAGCTGTGGGCAGAATTGTTCCCGACTCTCCTGCTGCGGACGGCATGCTGAATACAGAGTCTTTGGCTTTAGAGACTTCGAGATTAACAGGTATCGGAAGAAGAATACCGCTTAACCTTGAGAGGACAAAAGAGGTCTCTTTGTTTCCAGGGCAGATTGTTGGCGTTCGTGGTAAAAATGCTAGCGGCGATTATTTTGTCGTTGAGGAGTTCCTGCAAATTCCTCACCTCAATTCACCCGTTTCCACAGAAGGGGAGCTACAATCGTTTAACGAAGATCTTGACGGCAAGTCAATGAAAGTCGTTGTTACAAATGGACCTTACACTGCCTCCAATTGCTTAGATTTCGGTAATCTGGAAGATTTTGTGGAAAGGCTCAATGATGGCGTTAAGCCGCATGTTGTTATAATGTTCGGTCCGTTTCTCGATGTTACCCACCCATTAGTCGCGTCTGGAAGGATACCCGAATTTCCAGGTGTTAAAGTTCAACCTAAAACATTAGATGAAGTGTTTACCAAGATCATTTCTCCAATATTAAGAAAGATCAATTCGAAGATCCAAGTTGTTCTGGTTCCGTCGACAACAGACACTGCGTCGAACCATGCTGCATATCCGCAAGACTGCTTTGACAGGAAACAGCTGCAACTGCctaaaaacttcaagtGCTTTACAAACCCATCCACATTTCAGTTGAATGAACTGTTTGTCGGGTGTTCCAATGTTGATgccttcaaagacatcaaagaagttgTAAAGGGTGGCGCGACTTGCTCTAAGAACAGATTTGATAGAATAGCCGAGCATATCCTAAGCCAACGCAGATTTTATCCACTTTTCCCGGGCGCattgaagagaagaaaacttcGATTGGAGGACGGCCATGATGTGTGGGAGCATGTTAGTGGCGCCGATTTGGAAGTCTCATATCTGGGGCTCACAGAATTTGTTGCAAATCTCCTCCCAGACTTAGTTATCATTCCAAGCGAGCTCTCATATTTCACACGTGTAGTGCAAAACGTTCTCTTTATCAACCCCGGAATGTTCATTAGACCTACGGGATTACGAGGCACTTTTGCCCAGCTTTCAATCCTGCCGCCAGACTTGGCAGACGGGCGGCTAACGAAAGTTGAAGGAGATGAAATGGTATATTTGCACAACCTGTGGAAGAGGTGTAGAGTTGATATTGTTACTGCATGA
- the IST2 gene encoding Ist2p (highly similar to uniprot|P38250 Saccharomyces cerevisiae YBR086C IST2) encodes MVSVASLQPDWCISIEYSKENLTELLTELSAKGLHALTRPGHTNGITYVFVKNGDNKVPLIASQFAFVKNVAYLPDNSVRNERQELAQKLIKGTLIPSDGDLKSLVSATGSPAVGVYFSFAKFYTRWLMGLALVGSAFRLFSGKAAWEFNLSYAILVVLWAIGFVVTWNNRAEPEYAASLQYSANEAGSKNTSRVVFVKKMCFIPVAVQFAACLVCFQFICFFLEIFITQIYQGPLAGILALLPTVLISVYIPILSAVYDKVLDKLVSWENSDDPVKSKLQKKFVITFLTSYVPLFITLFVYLPMGHHVNAQLASIARFCSRYSIPVLTSGFKINTTRYQKQFFYFVVTNQIIALFLENALPMILEKALPKIKGYEKSDSPIKQAEVKVSKEYPEDLDIWKQTCSSNLSVWGNFDVNGMFNKLVVQFGYVAMFSSIWPLAALCCVAFNIIGMKLDIWRCLGKCTIKSVPTSSAKSFRQKPSSQNSMEVFWDRILIVVLWFSTLVTPALVAMYRKPSGESLASVIEKRDSWHLQSIVQTDWKTVIVFAVVFEHLAVVCYTVMGKLIGDTETKKVNDYVPAEKLEEPPNVDLEKVVEETTDFMQEPERVQSHSSTVASKTPNATKVSQKENPKEICTTSEVSGLSTTPREQARPLQPRNTQSAQPVTEDPTRNETSSKQGNGPNASAQDTTSLSPVAGATVPETIPTSKNYHLRYDQKGNFLNTDSRAKGASISIEGQSLSDKATENTSKSDFSESANAPVTQTASSPDQSAAAAQFVPSQVADTSKRHIASIINGSGQHVTAHNETQEQQAMANPEHQARASSEHQAMAKPEHVAEKPAERTSDEQSENSSSTGSNKASHVSGTPQKSEKSSRKKIKGVLSPLGKLKKKFP; translated from the coding sequence ATGGTGTCGGTCGCGTCTCTTCAGCCAGATTGGTGCATTTCCATTGAGTACTCTAAGGAAAATCTCACCGAGCTACTCACGGAGCTTTCAGCGAAGGGATTGCATGCGCTCACGAGGCCTGGTCATACCAACGGGATCACGTATGTGTTTGTGAAAAATGGTGACAATAAGGTGCCATTGATCGCGTCGCAGTTTGCGTTTGTCAAGAATGTCGCGTATTTGCCTGACAACAGCGTCAGGAATGAACGTCAAGAACTAGCGCAAAAGTTAATTAAGGGGACGCTGATTCCATCAGACGGAGACCTGAAATCACTGGTTTCTGCAACGGGCTCGCCAGCTGTTGGCGTCTATTTCAGCTTCGCAAAGTTCTACACCAGGTGGCTGATGGGGTTGGCGCTCGTAGGATCCGCCTTCCGGCTGTTCTCGGGGAAAGCGGCTTGGGAGTTCAACCTGAGCTACGCTATATTGGTGGTCCTTTGGGCAATTGGATTCGTTGTCACGTGGAACAACAGAGCTGAGCCAGAATATGCAGCATCACTCCAATATTCCGCTAACGAGGCGGGATCGAAGAATACATCAAGAgttgtttttgttaaaaaGATGTGCTTCATTCCAGTTGCAGTGCAGTTCGCTGCGTGTTTGGTCTGCTTCCAATTCATctgcttttttttggaaatttTTATCACACAGATCTATCAGGGCCCCTTGGCTGGAATCCTAGCGCTACTGCCAACCGTTTTGATCTCGGTATACATCCCTATCCTCTCGGCGGTCTATGACAAAGTCTTGGACAAGTTGGTATCCTGGGAGAATTCAGATGACCCTGTGAAGTCTAAGCTGCAAAAGAAGTTTGTCATAACGTTTTTGACCAGCTATGTGCCTCTGTTCATTACACTCTTCGTGTACCTGCCAATGGGGCACCATGTAAATGCACAGCTTGCATCAATTGCTCGTTTTTGTTCGCGTTACAGCATCCCCGTTTTGACTTCAGGGTTCAAAATCAACACTACGCGGTACCAAAAGCAGTTTTTCTACTTTGTAGTCACAAACCAAATTATTGCTTtatttttggaaaatgcTTTGCCAATGATCTTGGAAAAGGCATTGCCAAAAATTAAGGGTTACGAAAAGAGTGACTCGCCCATCAAGCAAGCTGAGGTCAAAGTCAGTAAGGAATACCCTGAGGATTTGGACATTTGGAAACAAACTTGCAGCTCTAATTTGAGTGTTTGGGGTAATTTTGATGTTAATGGAATGTTTAACAAGCTAGTGGTTCAGTTTGGGTATGTCGCAATGTTCTCGAGTATTTGGCCTCTAGCTGCGCTTTGTTGCGTAGCTTTCAACATCATTGGAATGAAGCTTGACATCTGGAGATGTTTGGGCAAGTGCACCATCAAAAGTGTGCCAACTTCGAGTGCTAAATCTTTTCGTCAAAAACCTTCATCGCAAAATAGCATGGAGGTCTTTTGGGACCGAATCCTGATTGTCGTTCTCTGGTTCTCTACGCTTGTTACGCCTGCTTTGGTTGCCATGTACAGAAAACCTTCTGGCGAAAGCTTGGCGTCTGTCATTGAGAAAAGGGACTCTTGGCATTTGCAGTCTATTGTTCAGACCGATTGGAAGACTGTAATTGTTTTTGCAGTTGTGTTTGAGCATTTGGCCGTAGTTTGCTACACCGTTATGGGAAAACTGATAGGAGATACTGAAACTAAGAAAGTTAACGACTATGTCCCCGCcgaaaaacttgaagagccCCCAAatgttgatcttgaaaaggtgGTTGAGGAAACGACAGACTTCATGCAAGAGCCTGAACGGGTTCAGTCCCACTCCTCTACAGTGGCCTCCAAGACCCCAAATGCTACCAaggtttctcaaaaagagaaccCTAAAGAAATTTGTACGACGTCTGAAGTTTCCGggctttcaacaactccCAGGGAGCAGGCGCGGCCGCTACAACCCAGAAACACACAATCTGCGCAACCAGTAACTGAGGATCCTACCAGGAACGAAACTTCCAGCAAGCAAGGGAACGGACCTAACGCCAGCGCTCAAGATACCACATCTCTATCACCTGTCGCTGGGGCCACAGTTCCTGAAACTATACCTACTTCAAAGAATTATCACTTAAGATACGACCAAAAAGGCAACTTTCTCAACACTGACTCCAGAGCAAAAGGCGCCTCTATTAGTATAGAAGGACAGTCCCTGAGTGACAAAGCTACTGAGAacacttcaaaaagcgaTTTCTCGGAAAGTGCCAACGCCCCAGTGACGCAAACCGCCTCTTCTCCTGACCAAAGCGCCGCTGCAGCCCAGTTTGTGCCCTCTCAGGTTGCGGATACTTCCAAGAGGCATATCGCTTCTATAATCAATGGTAGCGGTCAGCACGTCACGGCTCACAATGAAACTCAGGAGCAACAGGCCATGGCAAACCCTGAGCATCAGGCCAGGGCAAGCTCTGAACACCAGGCCATGGCAAAACCTGAGCATGTAGCGGAGAAGCCCGCTGAAAGAACTAGCGACGAACAATCGGAAAATTCATCTTCGACGGGATCCAACAAAGCATCCCATGTTTCAGGAACGCCCCAAAAATCTGAAAAGTCATCtagaaagaaaatcaaagGTGTCTTGTCGCCCCTCGGTAAGCTAAAGAAAAAATTCCCTTGA
- a CDS encoding pyridoxal phosphate homeostasis protein (similar to uniprot|P38197 Saccharomyces cerevisiae YBL036C Single-domain racemase possibly non-specific due to the lack of the second domain which presumably determines specificity), producing the protein MLSWISKRAMSELRKNELLSSYEAVKATVDSYVKGCGRNDVSLLPVSKLKPASDIQLLYDHGLRSFGENYVQELISKAEILPKDIRWHFIGGLQTNKCKDLAKVENLYAVETIDSLKKAKKLNEARAKLHPQANKILCNVQINTSEEAQKSGLSDEKEIFEVVQFMLSDEATNIELGGLMTIGSWDVSHSETEENHDFAVLCQWKKKIDDKFSTDLKLSMGMSSDFKQAINQGTSQVRIGTDIFGTRPSRAEASI; encoded by the coding sequence ATGCTTAGTTGGATTTCTAAGAGAGCCATGTCTGAATTGAGGAAGAACGAACTATTGTCGAGCTACGAGGCGGTCAAGGCTACCGTCGATTCTTACGTTAAGGGATGCGGTAGGAACGACGTTTCTCTGCTACCAGTGTCGAAGCTGAAGCCAGCAAGCGATATTCAGCTCCTTTATGATCACGGGTTGAGGAGCTTTGGCGAGAACTACGTGCAGGAGCTAATCAGCAAGGCCGAAATTCTGCCTAAGGACATCAGGTGGCACTTCATCGGCGGACTTCAAACTAACAAATGTAAAGACCTTGCCAAGGTGGAAAACTTGTATGCGGTTGAGACCATCGACTCTCTCAAAAAGGCTAAGAAGCTGAACGAGGCGCGCGCCAAGCTGCACCCTCAGGCGAACAAGATACTGTGTAACGTCCAAATCAACACATCAGAAGAGGCTCAGAAATCTGGGCTTTCTGACGAGAAAGAAATATTTGAAGTTGTGCAGTTTATGCTCTCTGACGAGGCCACCAACATTGAACTAGGCGGGTTGATGACCATCGGTTCCTGGGACGTGTCACACTCAGAAACCGAAGAAAACCACGATTTCGCAGTGTTATGTCAATGGAAAAAGAAGATAGATGACAAGTTCTCGACTGACCTCAAGCTTTCTATGGGCATGAGTTCCGATTTCAAACAAGCAATCAACCAAGGAACATCCCAAGTTAGAATAGGAACCGACATTTTTGGCACGCGGCCTTCCAGAGCCGAAGCGTCAATTTGA
- the APL3 gene encoding Apl3p (similar to uniprot|P38065 Saccharomyces cerevisiae YBL037W APL3 clathrin Associated Protein complex Large subunit Large subunit of clathrin associated protein complex) — protein sequence MAVGNGHNGMKGLQLFIADLRGSVQSEDREKRIQSEMVNIRKQFEASESLSGYQRKKYVAKLAYVFIATNTTKLSDVVFGLDQCCELLGSNVYSEKFIAYMTLELLYHHANINDSIGRRATQQVKKDLASTDDDVVCLALNFLGVVGKSHEELTHELIHEVFQVLRSPTSAQILKKKSALAFLALLRNDSSILTQDVRRKHLWIQRIISLLDDSSNYRLMISVLPLIEFIAREVDSQACVKLIPQLSTILQNCIFAENRPADEFHRNQISSGIPDPWIVTKIVSILNFLICSPSSTSGEVTFSNIDQATLGKLRVCVTKVIEIGTRPAVDVIMRTIQNTILFSLINFASKLDPSVDAIASSVNALCSLLSSNETNTRYLTLDCLTKLCSINGKGARDEVRAYHIEQLFQILATERDSSIVRKLVDLLYTLTDVGNVQMIVNELLKYMTGSRQPDHHIRSDIAVKVAILTEKYAHDTNWYVVVTLKLLSLANASFNNDDIWQRLCQIVVNNESLHQLTCRHLVEYLYQPNMSEPLVKAAAFLLGEFAESVASEVSCGDLFNLFTNKYFGVSNLCRAMILTTMMKLYKRDSLIGSALIKFYQLELNSLDVQLQTRSYEYLKIIQLEKIHGVNLSDVLFLPMVPFSAKKNPLLNRLGPSDQSVSELTSFSSSDNTISTVPTPPLSRSHRKPPASNRYEEQTLSANWEEAFRRTLKHKQGVLYTCSFIKVLYRLNTVSSHPELLEVTLTYVNTSDWPITSLLTELVAKKTEDDPPYVLKVISVPASTVAMGERTTHKFEILTRHAYPLNQCPIVNVSFRSNGHFSSLGLKIASSITSTIVSTHTDGRPGVTLPQFVQRWRALGDALGKDGEFHGSAIFAQSNTYNHVKSCVGKLGFEIVEQSMAESTIFAAGIVRTKVDGSSGCLMKIECRDSQVDIICKTTHGGYLSELVAGCVLEALR from the coding sequence ATGGCAGTTGGAAACGGCCACAATGGAATGAAAGGGCTTCAGCTCTTCATAGCAGATCTTCGGGGCTCCGTGCAGAGCGAAGACCGAGAAAAGCGGATCCAGTCGGAAATGGTAAACATTCGTAAGCAATTCGAAGCATCTGAATCTTTAAGTGGGTACCAGCGTAAGAAGTACGTTGCGAAACTAGCCTACGTCTTCATTGCGACGAATACTACGAAGCTAAGTGATGTGGTGTTTGGCCTGGATCAATGCTGTGAGCTGTTGGGATCAAACGTGTACTCCGAGAAGTTTATCGCGTACATGACACTCGAGTTGTTATACCATCATGCAAATATAAACGACAGCATTGGAAGGCGCGCGACCCAGCAGGTTAAAAAGGACCTCGCTTCAACTGATGACGACGTCGTGTGCCTGGCGCTCAACTTTCTTGGAGTTGTTGGCAAGTCCCACGAAGAGCTAACGCATGAGCTCATTCACGAGGTTTTTCAGGTCCTTCGTTCCCCAACTTCAGCACAGATCctaaagaagaaatctGCACTAGCTTTCTTGGCACTACTTCGTAACGACTCTAGTATATTAACGCAAGACGTGAGGCGCAAGCATCTCTGGATCCAGCGTATTATAAGTTTGCTGGATGACAGTTCGAATTATAGGCTTATGATTTCGGTGTTGCCTCTTATAGAATTCATTGCGCGTGAGGTTGACAGTCAGGCTTGTGTCAAGCTCATTCCTCAGCTGTCAACAATACTTCAAAATTGCATTTTCGCAGAGAACAGACCTGCGGATGAGTTTCATAGAAACCAAATTAGCTCTGGGATCCCAGACCCATGGATAGTCACTAAGATTGTATCCATTTTAAACTTCCTAATCTGTTCTCCCTCTAGTACTTCGGGCGAGGTTACTTTTAGCAACATCGACCAAGCAACATTAGGAAAACTCCGGGTTTGTGTTACTAAAGTTATAGAGATAGGTACACGTCCAGCGGTTGATGTCATCATGCGTACCATCCAAAACACAATATTATTCTCACTTATCAACTTTGCTTCCAAGCTGGATCCATCTGTTGACGCTATTGCCAGTTCTGTGAACGCTTTGTGCTCTCTTTTGTCTTCAAATGAAACAAACACACGCTACTTAACCTTAGACTGCCTCACGAAGTTATGCTCGATAAACGGGAAGGGCGCTAGAGATGAAGTCCGCGCTTATCACATAGAGCAGTTATTCCAGATCTTGGCTACAGAGCGCGACTCGTCTATCGTCAGAAAGTTGGTTGACCTGCTGTATACATTAACAGATGTTGGAAATGTTCAAATGATTGTAAATGAGCTGCTAAAATATATGACCGGGTCACGACAGCCCGATCATCACATTAGATCAGATATTGCTGTCAAGGTTGCGATACTCACAGAAAAGTATGCACATGATACTAACTGGTACGTTGTTGtaactttgaagcttttgtcGCTTGCaaatgcttctttcaataaCGATGATATCTGGCAGAGGCTCTGTCAAATAGTTGTGAACAACGAAAGCCTTCATCAATTAACTTGCAGACATCTCGTTGAGTATTTGTATCAGCCAAATATGTCAGAGCCTCTTGTGAAAGCGGCGGCATTCTTGCTTGGAGAATTTGCGGAGTCGGTGGCTTCGGAAGTTTCATGCGGCGACCTTTTCAACTTATTCACAAATAAGTACTTCGGCGTCTCCAACTTATGCCGTGCAATGATTTTGACTACCATGATGAAGCTCTACAAACGAGATTCCCTAATAGGATCGGCATTGATCAAGTTCTACCAACTCGAACTTAATTCGCTTGATGTTCAGCTTCAGACAAGGTCTTACGAATATCTGAAGATTATTCAGTTAGAGAAAATACACGGTGTTAACCTGTCCgatgttttgtttttgcctATGGTACCTTTTAGTGCCAAGAAAAATCCCCTTTTGAACCGTCTAGGCCCTTCCGATCAAAGCGTTTCAGAGctgacaagcttttcatccTCCGATAACACCATATCAACCGTTCCAACCCCTCCATTAAGCAGGTCGCATAGGAAGCCTCCTGCTAGCAACCGTTATGAAGAGCAAACCCTCTCAGCTAACTGGGAGGAAGCTTTTAGAAGAACACTGAAGCACAAACAAGGTGTTCTTTATACTTGTTCTTTCATTAAGGTTCTTTATCGCCTGAATACAGTTTCATCGCATccagagcttcttgaagttaCACTGACATACGTCAATACTTCTGATTGGCCTATAACGTCGCTCTTAACAGAACTCGTCGCTAAGAAAACTGAGGATGACCCACCGTATGTACTGAAAGTGATTAGCGTGCCGGCTTCCACTGTTGCTATGGGCGAACGTACCACACAcaagtttgaaattctAACGCGGCACGCGTATCCACTTAACCAGTGTCCGATCGTGAATGTTTCGTTTCGAAGCAACGGGCACTTCAGTAGTCTGGGATTAAAAATCGCATCCAGTATCACTAGCACCATTGTCTCCACGCATACTGATGGAAGACCTGGTGTCACATTGCCTCAATTTGTTCAACGTTGGAGGGCACTTGGGGATGCCTTGGGGAAGGACGGGGAATTTCACGGTTCGGCTATCTTCGCACAGAGCAACACTTACAACCATGTTAAAAGTTGCGTGGGGAAACTTGGATTTGAGATTGTTGAACAGAGTATGGCTGAGAGTACGATATTTGCTGCGGGAATAGTGCGGACAAAAGTTGACGGCAGTTCGGGGTGCCTAATGAAAATTGAGTGCCGAGACTCTCAGGTGGATATCATTTGCAAGACAACGCACGGAGGCTACCTGTCGGAGCTTGTTGCGGGTTGCGTGCTGGAAGCTCTCAGGTGA
- the RFC5 gene encoding replication factor C subunit 5 (highly similar to uniprot|P38251 Saccharomyces cerevisiae YBR087W RFC5 Subunit of heteropentameric Replication factor C (RF-C) which is a DNA binding protein and ATPase that acts as a clamp loader of the proliferating cell nuclear antigen (PCNA) processivity factor for DNA polymerases delta and epsilon), whose protein sequence is MTSIFYKDEVLLREFNTNWKAQLTGKMSLWVDKYRPKSLDALTHTPRLTHLLKSLSVEPRDLPHLLFYGPNGAGKKTRCMALLQSIFGSGVYKLKIDVRQFTTPSNRKLELNVVSSPYHLEITPSDMGNNDRIVIQELLKEVAQMEQVDFQTASGAETGGLAHRYKCVIINEADSLTRDAQAALRRTMEKYSRNIRFIMLCESMSSMIAPIKSRCLLVRTPAPTTQETADALVKVGGQEKVTVEDEAILNTIAESCDGNLRKALLTFESMALNNEMCLKSSTALIRADWVVVILKMANRILKDRSVSSLVECRATLYDLLAHCIPAKVIIQELAFALLDAIHNDNHKIAVVQWASVFDERLRLGNKPIYHLEGFIARVMCEVDG, encoded by the coding sequence ATGACATCAATATTTTATAAAGATGAGGTCCTGTTACGCGAGTTTAATACAAATTGGAAAGCTCAATTGACAGGAAAGATGTCGCTGTGGGTTGATAAGTACCGTCCTAAGTCTTTAGATGCATTAACACATACACCAAGGTTAACGCATCTTCTCAAGTCGCTATCAGTGGAACCAAGAGATCTGCCACATCTATTGTTTTACGGGCCTAATGGAGCAGGTAAAAAAACTCGATGCATGGCATTGCTTCAATCAATCTTCGGGAGCGGAGTGTACAAGTTGAAAATCGACGTAAGACAGTTCACTACCCCATCAAACCGCAAGTTGGAGCTGAACGTGGTATCGAGTCCGTACCACCTCGAAATCACGCCTAGCGATATGGGCAACAACGACCGCATTGTGATCCAAGAACTTTTAAAGGAGGTGGCGCAAATGGAGCAGGTTGACTTTCAAACGGCCTCTGGGGCCGAAACTGGTGGGCTGGCTCACCGGTATAAGTGTGTAATCATCAACGAGGCAGACTCTCTAACGCGGGACGCACAAGCGGCGCTTAGAAGAACCATGGAGAAGTACTCACGGAACATCCGTTTTATTATGCTTTGTGAGTCAATGTCTTCTATGATTGCACCTATAAAGTCGAGATGCCTCCTGGTTCGGACACCTGCGCCAACCACTCAAGAAACTGCGGACGCACTGGTGAAGGTCGGCGGGCAAGAGAAGGTAACTGTCGAGGATGAGGCAATTCTGAACACTATCGCCGAGAGCTGTGACGGAAACCTGAGAAAAGCATTACTAACGTTTGAGTCTATGGCACTAAACAACGAAATGTGCTTGAAGTCATCGACTGCTCTCATTAGAGCTGACTGGGTTGTAGTCATCTTGAAAATGGCCAACCGTATACTCAAAGATCGCTCTGTGTCGTCCTTAGTGGAGTGCCGAGCGACCCTCTATGACTTGCTGGCCCATTGTATACCAGCGAAAGTCATCATACAGGAACTGGCATTCGCGCTTCTCGACGCGATTCATAATGACAACCACAAGATAGCCGTGGTCCAGTGGGCTAGTGTGTTTGACGAGAGACTGCGTCTCGGTAACAAGCCAATCTATCATTTAGAAGGTTTCATAGCCAGAGTGATGTGTGAAGTAGACGGATAA
- the MRPL16 gene encoding mitochondrial 54S ribosomal protein uL16m (similar to uniprot|P38064 Saccharomyces cerevisiae YBL038W MRPL16 Mitochondrial ribosomal protein of the large subunit), translating into MFGSLLKPTRLTASPFNVLKRFTHEYAPRFKHVSKKQKGRVPVRVGGSIKGSTLQFGRFGLRLRSEGERLSAQQLREADNAIMRYVRPLTNGKMWRRLCTNIAVCIKGNETRMGKGKGGFDHWMARVPTGKIIFEMDGDDLHEKVAREAFRKAGTKLPGVYEFVSRDSLVRVGLKSFKDPKDDPKINYLEELKKKPTKDFINEQRAKQPQYRMFRGR; encoded by the coding sequence ATGTTTGGTAGTTTATTGAAGCCCACAAGGCTTACGGCAAGTCCTttcaatgttttgaagcgTTTCACACACGAATATGCGCCACGATTCAAACATGTTAGTAAAAAACAAAAGGGAAGAGTGCCAGTGCGTGTTGGAGGGTCAATCAAGGGTTCCACGCTTCAGTTTGGAAGATTCGGGCTGCGTTTGAGGTCCGAAGGTGAACGGCTATCAGCACAGCAGTTAAGGGAAGCTGACAATGCGATAATGAGGTATGTTAGACCTCTAACCAACGGAAAGATGTGGCGAAGACTATGCACGAACATTGCAGTCTGTATCAAGGGTAACGAAACGCGTATGGGTAAAGGTAAAGGTGGGTTTGATCACTGGATGGCTCGTGTGCCTACCGGAAAAATTATCTTTGAGATGGATGGCGATGACCTGCACGAAAAAGTGGCACGAGAGGCTTTCCGCAAAGCGGGAACAAAGCTTCCTGGAGTTTACGAGTTTGTGTCTAGGGACTCCCTGGTGAGGGTTGGGctaaagagcttcaaagatcCTAAAGACGACCCCAAAATCAATTACCTCgaggagctgaagaaaaagcccaCAAAGGACTTTATAAACGAACAGCGGGCCAAACAGCCGCAATACCGCATGTTCAGAGGCCGCTAG